The DNA window TTTGGTGGATGTAATGTTTATCCGGCTTTCAAATGCACATATTGCTACTAAAATCTTGTTGACTGTCTCGgtcacagtagcaagtgcagagcgaagtttctcaaagaaaagctcatcaaaacttttctccGATCAACCATGTCACGAGAAAGATTGAATGGATTGGCTATGTTTTCGATTGAGAAAGAAATTACTGAACAACTTGATTGTACAGACTTGATTAGTATTTTTAGCACTAAAACTGTTAGGCAGATTTTTTTTAACGatcaatatttttattcttttagttttttatattgtctttgacgtattgatttaatttgaaaaattgctatggaatgaaaaaaaatatgaacacaCATTATGATTCGGAGATCTCTTTTTAAAAGTTAGACTCATGCCCAAATATTATTAGGATCGGTCATGTTTAGGAGGCCCTCAATTGAACGATGGGACTTACTCAAAAAACCGACAGCGACGAGTTTTTCTTGTTGGCTTATTTTTATCCAAAAAGCATTAATTTTTTCGTTCAAATCCAATACATATCACCGAAAAATcattattttatgtttattcCTATACCGTAAAAAAAAACTTGGTTAGATGGTACTCGAGAACGGAGTCAGAAAATAGAGATTGGAGCAtacaaataatatttaaataattttaagatgACAAAAGCAAGCATTAAGAGAGAAAAGTgaaatatcattatttttaaaccctaatcaataaaatttataaatttaaatgaaCGCAAATTGCACCCATCCGCCTTCTTCAACTCCGGTACTGATGGTACAGGCAGATTCATTTCAAAATAGCTAAATACCAAAAATCTAAATTTCCTAAACCTAAAATGTAAATCTTGACCATCAAATTTGTACGTGCGGCCATATATTTTGTATGTCCCCCACTAGACCTGACAATAAAATGCATGAAAGCTTTAGCTCGTACGTGTATAATATGCAGTGAATTTTCAACTTTTTAGAGAGTAATAGGTGGTGATGATGAGCTACTCATTATTTGTTACTTTCAAAGGGAAATGGGGGACCGAATCCTTTTTTCACAGTACTTAAACAGCGtgagataaaataaaaaagatggCGCCAGTTTAGAATGCTTTATTTACTAAATCCTAACAAGTTGTGGCCAAAACGTCAAACCACTTTTTCTTACTTTAATATTGTTTTCCTTCATTGATTTTCACGGTGGCTTTTAGTTGGATTAAACTTTCTGAAAGGACACTACCATTCTTTGGACGTTGGAACGGTAAGATTTGGAGCAATTTAATATAAGGAAAAGTTGTATATTTTTCCTCTTAATCGGAACACGTAAGCTTATTGATTTCACATCGATGTTAAATcagaaaaatgaataaaattgtCTAAAAACAAATATATTGGACTAAAACTAAAATACAACaatataaataatcaaaatcGCAAAAAGATAAACATATTGGACCAAATAAACAGTAAAATTTTctgatataataatttttatatgaattaatttttttaaatggttGGATTTTTTTGTCTTGTTGATAAGTGAGTAAGACCTTTGATCATGGGACAAATTCATACATTGTATGTTGAAACACAATCTTTACTGCAAATTTTGAGTACCCCATTGTGGTACATTTTACCTAGTCTTAACTTTACCAAGATCAAAATCGATTCCATGTTAGAGATTTATTCCTTTACATTTAAAGTTAAATAATTGTGAACCAAACAAAAGGCGCTGAAAAGTAGAGAGCATTGAAAACCGAAGAACACATTATTCATGTCAGTAAAACTATCATTATAGTTGTCATCTCCCCGAGATTCCCAGTTTCAGCAGCAACAAAGAGTTCCGTCCAGAGAAAAGATGTCAAAAGAACACCATAAAATAACTTTTAATATGCTATTCGCCATGAAATTAAAAACCCaagattttaaataataaataaataaaaatagcaTCTCACTTGATGAAAGTGATAGTACATGCATCAACAAGGTTATAGTTCCTTTTCCAACAGACTACACCTGAATTTCCCACAAGGTAACCAGGAATATTAATCAAGAAAATAggctttttatatatatatatgtatataattacTGTAAGTAACCTAAGAACCTTGGATCATCAAAAAATGTCCAATCTTGTTGAGTTTTTTGGTGGAGAGCTTCAGAGTTTGAGAATGTACTGTTACAAGGGTACAATAGAGGATTTATATCTGACCCCCAGCTTGTGTTGTTGCTCGTTTCCACTGCAGATAAGCTGTTAAATCCACCTAATTCTTGcggcatgccttgcattatctCCTGAATCTCTGTTGTTATCCTGTCGAATTCTTGAGAATGATTCTTTGCTGCACCATTTATGGCAAGCGGATCGCATTCAAGCCTGATCATCGAGTTCTTGCTCAGTGGCGGCGGGTTTCCACCGCAAGAAAATTCGGGAACATAGCGATAGTTTTCATTGTTTTCCGGGTTTTTGTTGCTGTTGTTGGAAAGTGGGTCGTAATCATAATGAAATATTAATCCTTCGACCTGAGACAAGAGAATGTCGTTAGTTTGCTCTCTGATCAGACGAGATTCTTGGACCCCGTAGCCCACCAACAAGGGCGGAGCCACCTGCAGCTGTGGCGGTTGAGGACACATGCTGAATAATTGATTGCTCAGAAAATCTTCATCCCTTTTCTTGGTATCCTTTCGAGCTTGCTGGTGTTCCCTTCTCTGTTTGCCTAACAGCTTCTTCTTCAACCTCGTGTTCCAGTAATTCTTTATGTCATTATCTGTTCTTCCAGGCAATTGTGCAGCTATTATAGACCATCTATAGAATCCACACACATTAGAAAATATCTCCATAAAAACACAAGATACTGAAATATTTAATAAGGTTAAAGTCGTTAACTCGATCGTTTTGATCTATACGAAATCTATATAAAAATTCATCTATATATCTGAAATTATTAAGTTTAATTAGCTTAATCACCTGCTCCCAATACTAACATAGAGGCTGCAAATCAAGTTATCTTCTTCCTCAGTGAAACCTCCATGCTTGATGTTCGGCCGAAGATAATTCAACCACCGAAGCCGACAACTCTTCCCACATCTCTTAAGACCTTAACAAAAACAACATAAAATCATGATAAAAATCCCATTACAACAACTGTACATAACTCCAAACCACCTGTGATAATTACCTATTTTCTGAGGTAGAGCGATCCAATTTCCTCCAGTTCCATATTTTTCAATATAAGATTTCAGCTTCGCATCTTCTTCAGTAGACCAAGGACCTTTCTTTACATTAGCTTTGTCACAGCATGGAGCTCTCCCCATTTTTTCACAGAACTTAGAAGAAAAGGGAAATTAatatgaaaaaagaaaaaaaaattgtattgttttctttttGCTGTTACCTGCAACAGGttctatatatatgtgtgttatTGTGTATGCTGTGGGTTGCAGTAGGTTGGAAGAGAGGGTGGAGATTATAATAGCTGGAGATGGAGGAGGGGGAACAGTATGGAATGATTAGAGGGATTTCAAAAAAGTGGTGTGGAAAAAAGGGAGACCTctttatgtaaatattaaattaatggAGGAATTTGAATGCCAGAGCTGTAGACTAAGTTTTTCTCATTGTCCTTAATTCTCAGTCCAGAATCTAAattttatacaatataatgtgATTAGTGATTATCCTCACTTTTACTTTATTATATATTGTAAGATGAGTATGCTTAAGTTATTATAATTTTCactgaaaattattttaaagattattttagtGGTTTTTTTTAAAGTGTACGTAAAAGATAGTATTCCTTCATTGATTATTGCTTGTTTTTGTCGATGGCTCATTGTTAATGTGGCTTGAGCCCTTGTTACAATTTGGGACGAGATTTCGGATTATTGACCCAATAATTAAAACAAACTCTTCTTtggatatatataattttgctATGATTCATACCGACAAGATGTTCATATATGTTGCTCAGTAACTGGGAGAAGACGTTCATATGTGTGCTCACTAAACAGGAGAAGATGTTCACATTCAATATGTGGATGTCATATCAACGACAGCGGATATATCTATATGAACATCGTTGATATTTTGTTGGATTTTAAGATACAACTGTGTAAGGTGGTggattcatttttttttcttatttcatCTCTTTAATTTTAACTTAGTTATgacttaaaaattaaataaagaaccgACAGCAAAAACCAAGATGTGACGGTGGGCATACTTTTTTCAACATTGAGGAAtgtttattttgagttgttttgGCATTTAAAATAAGTATTATATGTTTAACGTTTGACTTAAATGATATCAAAATAGTTGTAACCATCTGATACGTGTTTTTGACAAGGAAAAACCAATAGACTAGTCTCGTTAAAATTTGTTGCGGCAGAAAATAATGACGTTACATCCAAAATTGGTGATATGACCTCGAACGTTGTTGATGTGTCATCAGACACATCTTGTACTAAAAATATGAATTAATAAACTTTatcaaaaatttaaatgtaCAAGTTACAaaaccaaaaattaaattttacacgTTGGATACTTGAAAAGTGCAAATTcgatgaaataataataataataataataataataataataataataataataataataataaaaacatgTAAGTAACataatcaaaaatataattttttttatttatatcatACATGTATAAACGATTAGAGTTTTGATATATTACAATCTATTTTGTATATCCAATATGCGAGTGTCACATCATCGATGTTTACACAAGTGTACATGGTATGTGTacattatatcaaaattttatatatatatatatatatatatatatatatatatatatatatatatatatatatatatatatatatatatatatatatatatatatgtattaattCGCAGTGGAATCCGACCTTTAATGACTCCCTCAAAAAGCTATTCCATGCTAAACTAATCTACAACCACATCAAACAAACTACAATAATGTCCATAAAGGATTAATTTAAAGTTGAGCACATTATATTAATTTCATGACTATTTATCAACTTCTCAGACAAAAATTGTCTGGATTAAATCATTATTGCATTATACAtgaggagtgagtctcatgtgagaccgatGTGTCAACCGTatccatatttaaaataaaaagtaatacttttagcataaaaagtaatactttttcatgggtgacccaaataagagatccgtctcacaaatacgacccgtgagaccgtctcacacaagtttttgtcatacacGAGTGTGATTTACGCGTAGAGGATACGTATAATTCTCTAAAATTAGACTGATTAATTACTCAATCAATAGGCAGAGTTCAAGGTGTCACTTCTCCAGACAAAAAAATTTGGGAAACAAATGATGTCATCTTTATATAGCGATTAATACTTAATAGGCACCTTGAAAATATTCATAtaaattgaaataaattaattaaaaatataagcgAGGCAAGTTCTCTCCTTCACTTCTCCGTTACCGAAAATTATGAAACAGAAACAAATAATAAAGTGATAATTATTGTTACGACAAAGATCTTGAAAGTTGGCGGAATTGATTTAAATCGAATACATTTGAAATAGAAGGAATAATTTTTTATGAGACAAGTAGTATATATTGTTCGAAATATTTTGGTGACtcgtataattaattaaattgtacaTAAAGAATTCAAAAGGTGGTCTATTTATATTTTATGGCTTtccaaaatatcaaaataaattggTATATATGCTTGTGTAGAAAATAAAAACCCCATCCAATTAAGTCTTATGTGAAAAACTGCTCAAGTTATATAAATGGTTATTGTCTCTAAggcacaaaaaataaaatagaatattTACATATTCTAGACTTCTCTATTGTTCTCATCTCAGGAAAAAATAAGGTGGTCGATTCTCTTTTGCATTCGAAGATCCATAAATCTCTAACATATCTATATTTACTAGTATAAACTAAGAAGAAAAAAataagttttatttttatatacacTAGTATAAACTAGAAAAAAAAGTATTATTCAGTACTATACAATAACAATAAAttacttttaaataaataataaaattactaATTTAATATGTTTTATGTTAATTCTATTGGTTATGACAGGTAGATAGGGTGTTTTCAATTAAATGAGTGGTGATTGGATGAATGATAGCTAATTGTCTAtggagagagaaaaatatttttaatatttgataatgAAGCTATTgtacaaaaatttcaaaatataaagaCTTAAAAAGACCAATTCTAAGATAATTATTTTGGAGTGTTTAATGATTACTTGATTAAAAgatttatacatttttttattaGTTATTGTGTATTGTTGCCTATAGTATATCAAGATGTTAGCTCCGCTCTTTCAAAAATATGATTAATGTATAGAACTTTATAACttcaaaatatatcatcaaaaatttagaaattatggtcattgtaaaaaaaattaaaattaatatatttgtttttgttttattagttTGAATAGTCTAACcatattatttttacaattttaagatttatgataataaaataGGTGTCATAGTGATGGTAAGAATATTATTCTGCCAAGATATCAcactaataaatattttatatttagacTGCAacactatatatatacatatgaaaCATAAAATAAACTCAATTATATTAGTATAAAAGAACACAAGCAAAAAAAATCTGAACTTTATCGAGATATCATAAATTGATTTAAtggttgaaaaataaaaaattctgaGAGTGAGATGATATTTTTTCTACTCATATCATCCTTATATGTTTCACACATGCAATTATGACATATCTTCTAATATGTGTACGTGTGGGTGTGGGTATaggtatgtgtgtgtgtattcttGTCTTATTTAATGTTTGatattgaaaaaaattatattatcatATGTACATTCATTAATACACAAAATTACTTTTATCCAATCTTATCCAAATTTAATATCATCACCCCTTGTCTAAGAACTACTATAAAAATCTTACAAAAAGTAATCTTTGAAAttctttaattttaatataatctcTAAGTAttttcacatttttatttagaaaatgaggtgaaaattataaatatgaaaattgCTGCTCAATCTGTAATTATAAtatggcaaaaaaaaaaaaacacacacaagcGCATTCCTAGCTTCATATATAGTTGTCGTTCATCCAAAAGGTTTTATGGAACAACGAAAAGATTAATCGATGGAtgacagaaaaaaaaaaaaacaaactttGTTTTTTCAATTTTCAATTATGACAAATTTCAGGATGCATGGACTTTTTTTGGCAACTTAAAATCTCAATTTATTTAATGATAAAAACATACTTACCGTACCATAGTAGAAAGTTTTATTTTAAGGTGTAGTGTTGAATGGGTTCTTACGTACGTTTGGTCCAAGGATGCCACGCTAACCATTATTGACTTAGAAAGTTGGTTGATTGAAGTTAGTGAAAACTGTAATACTGGTCATATTTGTATATAGAGTATTGTTGCTTTCCGATCTCTAGAAATGTagcttttgattaaaaaaaaaatgacaaatttGTTTCTTGAAGTTGGATTTTTTGATATTTGGATCGTCGAATTAGTCAACTTTTGGGTTTAGCGTAATCAACCGGTTTACTTTGGCACATTCTTTCTAATTTGTGTCCGAATGGTGACATGGTTTTAGACCTAACATGAAATCAAGCAATGTTGATGCAGTGTCTGTCATAGGTtactaatatttacatgtcCAGCTAAAATTGTAAGCTTAAATatgtgcaaaaaaaaaaaaaatcaatgtaTCAAATTGAGTTTTTTTCCGCTTCAATAATCAAAagacttgattaaaaaaaattaatatcttAGGAGAAAAATCAAGCAAAGGATACGTATATGATCACCCCTAAACTGAATATGCACCAAATTATCATGTCATGATTCATCCCACAAAAATTCAACTTTCTTTATCTTTctgttttatttgattttatatatatCATTTACGTACGTAGCCAAAAGAAAACTGCAGGCATTGTCCTTCCACCATCTCTTCTTAGTTTTTTTATACATATATTCATAGTTGTTTCCCTACAAAGGAAAATTAATCAGAAGAAAACCGATCAAAATTGGTGGAGAGTGGGCCTATACCAGTTGACTGCTTCCTCTTCCTTGTTGAAAATTTATTAGGGTTTTCATTGTTTTTTCTGCACTTTCGTCCACCACTTTCAGTGTTAAAGATTTGTATATCTACCGATTGTAGTGATATATATTCAACGCCGGTATACAGTTAAAGGtggtaaaaatattaatataaactGAACCCACAAGTATTGACTCGGGGAAAAGGTGAAATTTCTTCTGGTGTTCATACTCCTTTTAGAGGCAATCAGTTTCACTTTATGTTTAATCTGAGGCTTTgattttctccatttttgttgCGTAGTGTGAAATCTTGGGGCCCTTTCAAAGCCATCTGCGGGTTACAGCTCAATCTTTAATAGCACTTTACTTCTCCAGGCATTTTTCTTCTCTTAGCGCTACTCGAGTTTGGAAAGATTAGATGGCTAATTATTTATACAAGTTCATTTTAGTGGAGGCAAATAAGTTATATAATAAAGTTTTGAActgtaaaatgatattttgtccAATAATTCTGAGTTCACATTTGCTAAGCATGCTTTAATTATTGGGTTGGAATTCGGACAATATTTTTGAATGAATTTAGACATTTAATTTTGTATTCTTATACTTTACGTTTTGATTTAgcgaaaattttgaattatgtCATGTAATCCGGTATATAAACTTTTTTGTCACTATAATTGGTCAAAATTTGACCTtggtataattatttttttttttttcatttttagttGTTTCTTGCTGATGCTGGCACGACGCCAAACATACAAACAATTTCAGTCGTGTTCGTGTTCAAGTGAAAATCGGTTTAAATCGTACAAATTATCGTACAATTTTGTCTAGTTTTGACGATAAAAACCTTGTATAAACAAATTTTCGtgatgaatttttgaaatttcaatATATTTGTGCATGTCAATTTATAATGTTTGGCATGGATTTTTAAGGTATGAGATatgtaataatataattaaattggtGAAGTAAAAAAAGAGATCAATAGCATCAGATGTACTAGaatgattttttatttggtTTACGAAGAACTAGAATTAGATTACTTAACTTGAAATGGGAACAAATAAAAATTGATGCCTAATCGCCCTTCACTCGTAGCAAGTACGGTCTCAAAGTCTTGAATTTAAGACGAGTTCTCGAGTTTAAGACTTGATTATAATGGATGGAACACACTTGAAAGTAAATCGATCAGGACACATTCGAAAGCTTAGAATTGGGTGAGCAATCATAGGAATAGTTGATGCTGAGTTGTGTTCAATTCAAAAAAGAGATTAATATTAAAGAAAGACTCAAGTACAAATCGCAATTGATGAGGACTTTAGCATAAAGGCGTTCTATTTATTTTGACGTTTTCATGGAAATGAATATAATAAAACGTAGTTGTTATTACAATGGATTAGAAATATCAAAACAAATTGGCTAGACGGGACACAACGCAACCAACTTGTCATGGAatctaatttttaattaaaaaaatttaaaaaacattTGAAATGTTAAGAAAttgaaaaacaaattttaatcaaatagttcaaccaatatttaaaagcattatcatgataaattaatattgtataaaattaattagttaaataaaatatgaaaaaataaatatataccaCAAAAGTCAAATAAAGCTTAAAAAATATCTAAAAAAACTTAAAGATACAAATGTGGCTGGCCGGCCCGCTCCACCTTAACGGTCCTTACATGCTCAACTTATTTGGTTGGCCAACAAATGACATTTCTCCAACTCAACTCGCCCCATTTTTATGGTGGGGGTAGTCGACCCGGTAGGTCGAATCCAATTTGACAAGTCTATAATTACTCATACAAAGTGTTACTATTTCATGGCGAACTCAAAGATTTAATAAGTTTGGAAATTACATTATATATTCGGATTTTAATAagtttaatttaattgatttcACTATTTTATATCAATTATTCTCACATCAATTTGTATGGATACGGAAACTAGGAAAATTGTGTCCGTTAATTTtagagtaatttttttttagttttgatGATAAAAAACAATATCCATAATTTTAAGAActaactattattttattatatttacaaGTTTCGAGTTGTATATCCTGAACTCAAGCCGCAACACCTTTTATTCAATATTCTAGATGGACTGCCTGTCGGACCAGCTAGACATTTAAAAGTCATGTTATACAACCTTTATAAGGTTCGAGCTGCGTCCAATATTCAATTTAATATGCTCAAGCTGCATAAGATCTCCAGCCGGTGCTCTTGTAtatcaaacatttttttttccatttgcCGGCCAGACTTGTAACAAATCATTTAACCAATCATGCAATATAGCTTATGTCTCTCATTGATACAAAAATATCTTCTAATTAGATAAAGATACGCATCAGTTATTCTCTTTCATGAATCAACTTTATCAGAGTCATTAATTGACATATTTGGATATATTCTTAGGAACATTAAGTGTGGCGTATTGtcaagaaaaagaagaaaaaaaatacatgtTACTTTGGTGTCGACTAGATGTAAAAGATGAACGTtgaaaattatttaaacattGGAGAAGATCATCTATTTAAAGACAATTATCTTCTTCATCGAAGACTACTGAAAGATTGAACTATTACCAAGAAACAAGATCTCAAGCACTTTAAtctaaggcaaaaacttgtgtgagacggtctcacgggtcatattttgtgagacggatctttatttgggtaatccatgaaaaagtattgctttttatgctaagagtattactttttatggtgaacTATTACCAATAAACAAGATCTCGAGCACTTTAATCTAAATATATTATAACCGCTCATCTCTGCACATTCTTCAAGTAATATCTGATCATCAAAGATCATTATGTGATATACAAAAACTCAACTATTATTGACAAGCTATCTATTTGAGTGTTGTGATATGTTGAATCTAAGGATTCATAACAACCTGCGTTTgtatttattaagtttgagattATGGGTTTCAGTGTAAGCAGTGGATAAGTCAAAGTTGAAGTGAGTTGTTACAAATTGTTTCAAAAGCAAATTCTTTTAGTGAATTTCATTTTTTACGTGGAAGAATGGGAGACATGTGATATCCTTGCTAACATTATCtgaaaataaaagtttaaaatactttataaatatttacaatAGATTCATATAACAACTGATCAGTTAACCATTTTCATGAAGTAATGACGAAATGAAGTAATTGCTATAAGAGCACAATGTTATATTGCGTAGGCACTGGCTTGAGCTCGAGCATGAAACGATGGTATAAAAAAAGGTCACAAGCAGGGACAAATTGCTACATGGATGGGAGCCACATCTTGAACATGTAGGGTAAAGTGCTACAGTCACGAGAGCTTTCTCTTGAACTTGTTGGAGTCATCTTTATATTCTTGGTGCTCGTAGAGACCGGCCACGACGAGAATGTCATGTTCTGAAATAAGGGTGACTGTGTGCAGTCGTACAAGCGCGGGCCTGTGCTCGGGTTATGATAAGACATATAAGGATATTGTCTTCTAACTTCTATAAAATATCTCGTGTTATTTTCACTAAGCATTACTTTATTTGTTTAACTTGTTTAAATCAAATCCAAGTGAATATAAGTATTTATTAGATCCAGCTATACATTTCTACACTTTGAAAGATCATTTTCAAGTATCTAGCTGCATCTAGCTAGTCGAGAAAAATGTTTCAATAAATAACAATTATTAAGACAGTTTTGAAGAAAATTACGTACATATTCTACCATAGCCAAACAACTAATTTACAAATGTCAAATGTCATGCATTGTATGGTACATGTCAAATGTTGGATATCGCTGACATGTTAAATGTCACTTCATCATCACAGTGAAAGGAACAAAAAAACACCTATTATAGCCAAACAACTAATTTACAAAGCTATTTTTGCAATTTTCCTTGCAAGAAAACTATGGATATTgtaattttaagaaaataacACACTAaaatttttgtgtgttttttcaTTTAATCTAATTAGATTGCATGTTTTTGGTGGCTCGTGAATTCCAAAAATTTGACCCGTTTAGACTTGACAGTGATACACCGAACGGAAGAAGCTGGGCCACTTCATGGGCCCATGTAGGTCCAACCAGATCGTCTAGTCGTTTTTGGTTGCTTGTACGTTGTAGTACTTCTCGTTGGAGGTTAGCTTTTGTTTTTGCTccctcataaaaaaaatttaaaattaaataattaattcaagATAATCATATCCGATATAATTATAAAGGTATAAATTCGGAATAAAATGGAATCTACAGATTACAACCTTGTGATCCACATGAAACGGCAAAGCAAATGAACAAGTAATAGCCACTAATGTCATAGGCTATAGATTAAAATTTAGACTTTCTTGGGAAAATCGAGAAGCGAAAAACCATAGTATAAAAGGAAAAATATGTCAACGAGAGAATGAATAATTAGAATAATCATCCTATtggcatattttatatttttcatcttttaattaagcaaaattTGATATTATTTCAACGAgtaaactttttttttatttctagtCTGTTATCTCTGTAGAGGTAATGACACATCGCTGAACTTTTGCTAATGCTAATAGGACGTAGAACATTAGTACATAATGTTGTGTATTACTGTCATGACATCGGACATTACTAAGGTAGGCATCCTCGTTCGTTCAATTATTTTTATATGCGCTTGTCTTTTTATTACAAATATTATTCTGTTTCTTTAATCCATTTTTAATAACAATTCTTGAAATTagctttttttaaaatatgaattaaaGATTTGGCACGAGGGCCTTGCTTGGGAGTTG is part of the Primulina eburnea isolate SZY01 chromosome 1, ASM2296580v1, whole genome shotgun sequence genome and encodes:
- the LOC140810105 gene encoding transcription factor MYB87-like, with translation MGRAPCCDKANVKKGPWSTEEDAKLKSYIEKYGTGGNWIALPQKIGLKRCGKSCRLRWLNYLRPNIKHGGFTEEEDNLICSLYVSIGSRWSIIAAQLPGRTDNDIKNYWNTRLKKKLLGKQRREHQQARKDTKKRDEDFLSNQLFSMCPQPPQLQVAPPLLVGYGVQESRLIREQTNDILLSQVEGLIFHYDYDPLSNNSNKNPENNENYRYVPEFSCGGNPPPLSKNSMIRLECDPLAINGAAKNHSQEFDRITTEIQEIMQGMPQELGGFNSLSAVETSNNTSWGSDINPLLYPCNSTFSNSEALHQKTQQDWTFFDDPRFLGYLQ